The following DNA comes from Miscanthus floridulus cultivar M001 chromosome 5, ASM1932011v1, whole genome shotgun sequence.
TCCAGCTCTGAGGACGCCATCTCCCCCCTCCGGATCTGCCGCCTCCGTATTTCCCCCAACTCTGGATCTGCCGCCTCCGTCGCCCCCCCCCCTCCGGCTCCAAGGACGCCGTCGTCCACACCCTCCGGATCTGACCCCCCACGTGCTCGTTTTGCAGGTCTTTCTCGAGCGCCGCCCACGGATTCGGGGATGCTTGGAACTAATCAACTAAAACTATAGGTGATGTTATTTAGTATCCAATGAGCACCTTTTTCATTGAACAAAATGCTTTCTTTCTTTAGTAGTATCTGATTTTTTTATCAACGTTATGGTCACATTTGGACTGCTATTTCCATTGTATTTAATACATGTGTGCTTGTGCGTTTGTTTCTGTTTACTTGATTTCACGTATTCATCAGATCATGAATAGTTAATTTGGAACCGAATACATTGCAGTATTCTGTTCGACCTGAGCGACGAGCTTCTCACCTGCGTTCAGTTTTCTGCCACCTCTCTTTCCTCCACGTATGCAAATAGctagctaagaattgcttgttgaAGACCCTCTTAAGCAAGTTATTGGAACATGATGTAACTCTATAAAAAATTTGGCTTGCACGAAAGAACCGAAAGAGTATGATTTTGTCAATCTAGTTTCTGTTTAGAGCAACATATGGTGTACCTATGTTTACTTGGAGGAGTTAGATGGTGCGCGTATGTATGTCAGCTGAGCATGAGTTTTGATTCGAAAAAACACATGTTTGGCTTGCACGAAACAAACGAAAGGGTGTGCTTTTGTCTATCTAGTTTAATCTAATTCCTTTTTTTAGCTTAGTTTAATCTAATTTCTAGCTTAGAGCAACACGGCGGTGAGCAACACGACGGTGCCTTTTGCGTTCCGTCATGCTTATAGCGTGTTCGGGCAAAGCAGCTAAAAATTATACGCACTGGAGTCAGGATACATGGGTCCGTTCATAAATACAAGGTATCATCTGGATGATTTTAGGGGTGTACATGTAGAGACTATGTTTCGATAGGAGAAATTTAACTTGACTCATTCTAGGCTACGCAATGTTGTAGAAAGGACATTTGGGGTTCTAAAAAACCGGTGACAGATTCTTGATGGGGTACCGCACTGTCATAGGACCAAGCAAAAGATGATTATAATTTCTTGCTTTGCACTCCACAATTACTTGTTCATTAGGGAGCATGGATTGGGATCCGCAACCTACCCACCGTCTCCCTAGGTTCAGCTCAATGCTAGTAACAGTATGTCTGTGGTTAGGGAGTTCATATCTTTAGGACTGTGGGGACATTGATTGTGGAGAGGTGATGTACCCATTGATGGTTGGGTAAGTGGCTTTTGCATAGGAACTGCCTTCATGCTCATTCTTATATGCCTAGAAAATAGTACAAATTTTGTACAGATGCCACTTAGGTCATTTGGTACTAGAGGAGATTGGGTCTAAGGGGAGCAGCCGATGGCATGAAGGAGAGGGTTCAAGTTGGTATGTGCATTTTCACCATTTGGGCTTCATCTTCTCAATGTGTGAAGTACCTTAAAGGGGGTACAACTTGTGTATTGTTGTTCCACGTAAGCACCCAATTAGATGTAGATGACTGTTGTGATTTACAAACAATTGTTTATGACCTGCTTTAATGGGCAAATGCGTAGGAGAAGTCTGATTTTGTGACACTTCTTCTACCAGTTAATTAAGTGGCTTCTAGGGGCTGCAAGTTTTGTAAATGTGCCCACCACTAATTCTCTGTCAAGGAGGTAAGAGTTGTAGTTGTTTTCACATGTATGGTGGAACTGCTACTAGTTTTGTAAAGGCTCCACTAATCCTCAAGTACTAGTGTTATGGACGAAACAACTGCAATTTGAGATGCCTTGTTAGCACGAGGTGGTTTGTAATGCACTGCTGTAATGGGTTCTTAGGAGTTGGAATGACCTGTTACTAAGAACTGTTGTAATGGGGTCTTAGGACAACTGTTGTTTTGTATAAAATGGAAGCCTTGTAATGTTGGGATCAGCATACGTCTGATTGGCGCCACTTTTGAATGGCTGCTGGTGTGTTGGCGCCAATGAACTGTTGTACTATAGTGTTGTTATGGGTTCTTAGGAATGCAAATGCACTGTTGAAATGACTAGTAATTGCTTGAAGAGACGGCCGTGGCATGTACTGCGGCGGTAATGAACTGTTATTTGTATGGCACTGGTGGATTGAAGTGGCAATGACATGCCTTGTTGTTTTGGCGCCAGAATCTGAATTGTTTTAGTTACATTACTTTTAAATTTGAATGTCATTCAATGCTCAGTCTAAACCGGCTGCTTGGTCTACTGAAGCTAATTGCCCTCTGTTGACTGAGCAGCAATGCTACCAGGCCCAGTAacaataccagccgaacagagcctaGCCCTACTGGCTGGCTGGCACTGGCACCATCCATCCATCCACCGTTACTGATCCAGTACTAGACGTCTAGACCCCGCGGATTCCTCGTCGCCAGCTCCCCTTTTCCCCCACAACCCCGGCGGCGCGCGGCTCCCCGTCTCCCCTCCTCTCTCCACCCTCTCCTTCCCTTTGGCGCCAAGTCCATCCGCCCCTCCGATTCCAGCCGTCCGGGTAAGGACTTCAATCCTCTCCGGACTCCAGTCTGATCAGATCCGCCGATCTGCTGCTCCGTTTCCTTTTTCTTCGCGCAAAAACGTCATGGATTCGCCCATGCTTTCCGCTACTGCTCCGCGATCGATCCCGTGGATTAGTGGTTCCAGACTCCCAGTTCGTTAGAGTTCTGGATCCTCGAGAGTAGGCAGGCTGAACTAGATGCCTCGTCAGTCGGACTGTAGTGTTGTTCTGGTGGTCCGGTTTATGGTAGAATAGAATAGAAAAAAAGGCGGAAATACTGAGGCTGTTGCCATGGGAATATGGGATGAGCCCGGTTCTTGTGATGTTGGAGGCGACTACAATTCCTTGCACTGCAGCACCCGACTCAATTTGAGCGCTGTTTGCCTCTGACGTCGGAGCTATTCGGGTTCTACCACCGCACCAACTAGGACCGAAGGATCTTTCTGTGGTTGGTGTGTCAAATAGTTGGTCAGAACGTTAGTTCTACGATTACGACCCCTCTCATCACCAGCAGATGATGCGAGGTCAGGTGCTGGACGCCTGGACCGTGGCTTCCGCGTGCTGTAGTAGGCCCCCGAGGCTTCTCTGCGTCCGTATCCTGAGCAGCCTTTTGCTGCTGGTGACCAGCGCCCACATATATTGTGTGATTTGTGTCCATTTCGTTGTTGTTTTTTCTGTCACAGACTCGGTGTTTGAAAGAGTCTGATGGAGTTTGCAGTTTTGCCAGGTGCCGACAGTTGAGGATGGGACTGAAGCGCCTGAtgagatgctgctgctgctgcattgcAAAGGTCAGCTTCCTTGCTAAAAACACACACTCAACCCTACCTAATCAAGGAGTACTATGCCATTTGTTCGTGATAGTACTACACGTTATTCTGTCTGTTTTAAATTGCCAAGCGGTTTCTGCTGCTTGCTTCTCATGTTTCTCTGCCCGGACAGCAGCAGGCTGATGACGAGGACAAGATTGATTTTGGAGGTGGCAACGTTCATGTTGTTACAAGCAAAGAGGATTGGGACCAAAAAATTGCAGAGGCCAACAAGGATGGGAAAATTGTGAGTAGAACCTGCTCCTGGCAATTTTAGCAACTGAGAACCGTTTGTTCAGTATAGCATGACACTTAAGGCTATCGTGTACATTTGCTCTGTGCTATACTAACAGTCTAACACTATCCAGCTTACTTTTCACGACCTttattttttctttatttattgctAGAAAAAACTAGATAAAATTTTTAAACAAAAGAAGTAGCATATTCAGTCTGTCTGTATTAGTTTGCCATTTTGTGCAAACAATAATAAAATCAATCGTGAGTCTTGTTTTTGTCTCTGAGTCTTCTGACTGTTCAGAATTTGGCTAAACTGACAAATAGTGTTGGCCCACATAATATGTGATGTAGGAACAATTGCTGCACTTTAATTTTCTGATATGAGTTGCACAGCTAGTAATCATTAATGGACGTTTTTTTGTAGGTGGTTGCAAACTTCAGTGCTTCCTGGTGCGGCCCATGCCGTGTCATTTCACCTGTTTATGCTGAAATGTCACAGACATACCCTCAGCTCATGTTCTTGACGATTGATGTTGATGAGTTAATGGTAATCAATGTTCTCTCAGACCTTTATCCTTACGCAAGTGGTCTCAACTCTCTGGATATCTTATTACCCGTGTTTAGTTGAGTGAATtttggaatttgggctactgtagcactttcgcttttatttggcaattagtgttcaattatggactaattaggctcaaaacgttcgtttcgcaattttcaaccaaacagtgcaattagtttttttttcgtctatatttaatgctccatgcacgtatcacaagattcgatgtgatggatactgtagcactttttgggaaaagtttttggaactaaacatgggcATGGATAAAAAAAACATGTACTCTTGTCTAGAATGTCTAGCAGTTAATAGTCGTTCCAAAATGAAAAGAACAGAGTTGTCTGCCCATAGTTGGTTTTAATATAGGAGTATAACGAACCACTGAGAGATGACCTTCCATAGTTCCATTGTGCGCAtagtttttgccgagtgcttctcTTCGTACGTACATCTGAATCTGGGAGTGTTGTGCAACTGCAAGGGTGTCCATTCTTGAGAGACTCTACTACACACAACTACATGACCCATAAAAAGGAATGTTTTGCTTATCATCAGAATCTGTGTTTTACATAAATCAACTGATCCTCTCCTCAATTTCATGCCACAGGAGTTCAGCTCGTCGTGGGACATCCGTGCGACCCCGACGTTCTTCTTCCTCAAGAACGGGCAGCAGGTGGACAAGCTGGTCGGCGCCAACAAGCCTGAGCTGGAGAAGAAGGTCGGCGCCGTCGCCGGTGCATCGTCACAGGCTGACGCGGCCGGCAGCAAGACAGTGTAGAGTGTAGTGTAGCTGTGTAGACAAAGACTCGCCTCGTTGACCTGCCCCCTGTATATCGCTATATCCTTGTTCCTGTGTGTTTCTTGTCACCGCGCGCATGCGTCTGTCGGCCGCGGTTCTGTGTGATGTCTCTTCTGCCATGTGCTGACTGTAGAAAAGTGAACGAGAGCCAACAACGTTTTCATTGATCTCTGGTGTGTTTATATAAGTTACAACATGTGTTGCTCAATTGGCAACTGCATCTGAGTGCTAGTGTACAACGAGGGCGCGTGTCGTGCTCTCGTGGTCACCACGCACTGGCTCTGGTCAGCGACGGCAGTTGGCGTTCGTGGTCTTGGCGCTGTccctcaaccccccccccccccccccccccacccacagtCTGATGGGTGATCGGCAGCACACAAAGACTGAAGCGGAAGCTTTCGAACGACGACGTCAGTAGACCTTTCGTCATGACGTCAACGAACTGTTCACCTGTTGGAACGTGGAGGACGCGCAATTCGCCCAGTTGAACTCGTTCTCGGACAAAATGAATgtcgagctcaatgtgcttggtgcgcTTGTGGTGAACGGGATTCGAGGACATGTATGCTGCGGATACGTTGTCACAGAACACAACCATCACCTTCTTGATTCCACAATGGAGTTCGCCGAGCAGCTGGCGTAACCAGATGCATTCCGCGGCTACGTTCGCCACCGCCCGATACTCGGCCTCCGCGCTTGATCGTGACACGGT
Coding sequences within:
- the LOC136451545 gene encoding thioredoxin H4-1-like isoform X1 — translated: MGLKRLMRCCCCCIAKQQADDEDKIDFGGGNVHVVTSKEDWDQKIAEANKDGKIVVANFSASWCGPCRVISPVYAEMSQTYPQLMFLTIDVDELMEFSSSWDIRATPTFFFLKNGQQVDKLVGANKPELEKKVGAVAGASSQADAAGSKTV
- the LOC136451545 gene encoding thioredoxin H4-1-like isoform X3, translating into MGLKRLMRCCCCCIAKADDEDKIDFGGGNVHVVTSKEDWDQKIAEANKDGKIVVANFSASWCGPCRVISPVYAEMSQTYPQLMFLTIDVDELMEFSSSWDIRATPTFFFLKNGQQVDKLVGANKPELEKKVGAVAGASSQADAAGSKTV
- the LOC136451545 gene encoding thioredoxin H4-1-like isoform X2; amino-acid sequence: MGLKRLMRCCCCCIAKQADDEDKIDFGGGNVHVVTSKEDWDQKIAEANKDGKIVVANFSASWCGPCRVISPVYAEMSQTYPQLMFLTIDVDELMEFSSSWDIRATPTFFFLKNGQQVDKLVGANKPELEKKVGAVAGASSQADAAGSKTV